In the genome of Sander vitreus isolate 19-12246 chromosome 13, sanVit1, whole genome shotgun sequence, one region contains:
- the rtn4rl1a gene encoding reticulon-4 receptor-like 1, producing the protein MQGGYGGVELLLVLCGLDLSLPCPRHCICYTSPSTVSCQAHNFHAVPEGIPAQSERVFLQNNKIQRLLRGHFSPTTTMLWLYSNNISYIQPSTFHGFDRLEELDLGDNRHLQAVASDTFLGLGRLHALHLYHCGLITLPPGIFAGLHNLQYLYLQDNQLEFLEDDLFIDLLNLSHLFLHGNKLWSLRQNTFRGLGVLDRLLLHQNRIQWVDRQAFHDLRRLTTLYLFNNSLTELSGSSLTVLPALEYLRLNDNPWECDCKALSLWDWLRRFRGSTSSLMCVSPPELAEKDLKMLKKEELPSCLSGEGHAHGAPGGEMEHGESLNHLNRHRNHHNHHQRPYLPHGDQYSLPSPSPLPRPPKGGRRNCTRRGRKAKGGVNEVQVLQEEGEKDYTPDGGKYDLSGTARRKNKCIPRTSVGPPSGVQRANNKAGSQIADYIFCLPSALLLSLISVILR; encoded by the exons atgcaaggcg gTTATGGTGGGGTGGAGTTACTGTTGGTGCTGTGTGGCCTGGATCTCTCTCTGCCCTGCCCTCGCCACTGCATCTGCTACACTTCACCCAGCACTGTCTCCTGCCAGGCCCACAACTTCCATGCCGTGCCTGAGGGCATCCCTGCCCAGAGCGAGCGCGTCTTTCTGCAGAACAACAAGATCCAGAGGCTACTTCGAGGCCACTTCTCGCCCACCACAACCATGTTGTGGCTTTACTCTAACAACATCTCCTACATACAACCCTCAACCTTCCACGGCTTTGACCGCCTGGAGGAGCTCGATCTTGGGGACAACAGGCACCTGCAGGCCGTTGCGTCAGACACCTTCCTGGGCCTGGGTAGGCTACATGCCCTGCACCTATACCACTGTGGCCTGATCACCCTGCCTCCAGGGATCTTTGCAGGCCTCCATAATCTCCAGTATCTCTACTTACAG GACAACCAGTTAGAGTTCCTGGAGGACGATCTGTTCATCGACCTCCTGAACCTCAGTCATCTTTTCCTGCATGGCAATAAACTATGGAGCCTTCGCCAAAACACTTTCCGTGGTCTGGGGGTCTTAGACCGCCTGCTTCTCCACCAGAACCGAATCCAGTGGGTTGACCGCCAGGCTTTCCATGACCTGCGGCGCCTCACCACCCTGTACCTGTTTAACAACTCTCTGACTGAGCTATCCGGATCCAGCTTGACTGTACTGCCTGCCCTGGAGTACCTACGACTTAACGACAACCCGTGGGAGTGTGACTGCAAGGCGCTGTCACTTTGGGATTGGCTGCGGAGGTTCAGAGGCTCCACCTCCTCTCTGATGTGTGTTTCACCACCAGAGCTGGCAGAGAAGGACCTGAAAATGCTGAAGAAAGAGGAGCTGCCCAGTTGCCTGTCAGGAGAAGGTCATGCACATGGTGCCCCAGGTGGTGAGATGGAGCATGGAGAGTCTTTGAACCACCTGAATCGTCACAGAAACCATCACAACCACCATCAGCGGCCATACCTGCCCCACGGGGATCAGTACAGCTTGCCTTCACCCTCGCCCCTGCCGCGGCCACCTAAGGGAGGCCGCAGAAACTGCACCCGCCGGGGCCGCAAGGCTAAAGGGGGAGTCAATGAGGTGCAGGTACTACAGGAGGAGGGTGAAAAAGACTATACTCCAGATGGAGGTAAATATGACCTGTCTGGAACTGCAAGGAGGAAGAACAAGTGCATCCCCAGGACTTCTGTCGGCCCACCAAGTGGGGTCCAGAGAGCCAATAATAAAGCAGGGTCACAAATTGCAgattatattttctgtttaccatcagctctgctgctgtcaCTCATCTCTGTCATCCTACGCTGA